In the genome of Phoenix dactylifera cultivar Barhee BC4 unplaced genomic scaffold, palm_55x_up_171113_PBpolish2nd_filt_p 000130F, whole genome shotgun sequence, the window CCATATCTAGCTTGACTACCATCAAGCTGCGCCGCTTCGATGCTCGctgaagatcccacatcatctcctgagccAACATAACATTGTGGGAAATGTTTCTCCCCGCCACAAAGGCCCCCTGCTCTTGGCTGATAATGCCCGGCAATAGAGGCTTGATCCTGCCCACCATTATTCTCGCCACAACCTTATACAAGGTTGTGCACAAACTGATGGGCCTAAAGTGTCCCGGCTCTACCGCCTCCTGGCGCTTCGGAATGAGCGTGATGAAGGTGGCCTTCCAATCCTCAGGCATAGCtgcctgagtgaagaagcactgCACAGCCTCAACCACTGAAGCCCGAATGATACCCCAATATCTCCgaaaaaagaaaggggggaaCCCATCGGGTCCCGGAGCCTTATCCGCTGCCAGGGCCCAGActgcctcctccacctcccgcGCCGACACCGGTCGAACCAGTGTCATATTCTCATCATCAGCAATACCCACATCAGGCCTCGGAAGGAGGCCATCAACATCAGGGCCTCCATCCTCCGTCCATCTGGTGCGGAAAAAATCAAGTAAAGCCTGTCTGACGGCAGGCTCACCCTCCACACGCTGACCGGACCCATCTCGCAATGAGTGAATCATACTCCGCTGTCTCCGGATAACCGTCGTCCGATGAAAGAACCTAGTGTTGCGATCACCCTCACGTACCCACTGGACCCGAGATTTCTGTCGCCAAAAAATCTCATGCTGCCGTAGCAGTGAATGGTGGGTCGCTAGAAGTCCCCGGAGATCGGTCATGTCTTTCGCCGAAAGTTCACCTCCTAGATCCTCTCTCCTCTGTAGATCAGCAATCGCAGTCTCGACCCCCTCCACTCTCCGAAAGATATCGCCCACTTCCTCGCGATTCCAACGACGAAGCCGCCGTTTGGTAATCTCAAGTTTGCGGGAGACCCGTTGCATCGCATTTCCCCGTACCGGGACACGCCATGCATCGCGAACGATGTCCCAAGACTGAGGGTACGATAGCCAAATCTTCTCGAAGCGGAAGGGACTATGATGACCAGGTCCCTATGAAGTGGAAATCAGCAGAGGGCAGTGGTCAGATGCAATCCGGGGTAAGTGACTAACACAGCAGGTAGGGAACCGGAGGATCCAATCTGGGGTCGCAAAGGCCCTATCTAATcgctcccaaaccctagcaCTACCGGATTGATTGTTACACCAGGTAAACCGCGGTCCCGAAAAACCTAGGTCCACCAGACCGTTCCGCATTACGAAGTCGCGAAACTCCCTCCTATCCACTCTATCCGTGAACTCCGCACCTCCCCTCTTATCACCCGCACTCTGGATACAATTGAAGTCACCAACTAACACCGTCGGGATACCCTGGGCAGTCAGGTTGGCGATCTCTTGCCAAAGAGCTCTCCTAACCCTGTAGTCCGTGCTCGCGTACACACCGCACAACACCCACGGGTCAGTATCAGGTTCCGATACAACCATGACTACCTGTTGAGGGCAGTAGTGGAAGACATCAATCGTCGCCACCCCTCGCCTCCACAGGACCAAAAGGCCACCAGACAGCCCCTGGGACTCAACTGCATAGGTCTCCCAGTCCCTTCCCAAGCGCCGCCTCAGTCGAACCAGTCCATCGCCCGATAATCGCGTCTCGCAAAGAAAACAGATCTCTGGACAATGGACCTGCACTAGCCGCTTAAAGGAAGACATGAAGGccggcttggccgcccccctacaattccagGCTAGAACCTTCATGGATCACAGTCCGCAGGGTCGACCTCAGGCTCATCCTCCCCCTGGGTCGTGGGAGCTATGTCAAGCTGGCGACCTAGGTCGCCCTGCTGCTCTACCACACCAGATGCATCGCCAGATGCATCGCGCATGACCGCCGCCCTAATGAGTCGCACGACAGCTGGGTGGTCCCCCTCTGCCATAGCTATACCCATGGAACCATGGCCCCCGTCACCACTGTAAGAGGGCCCCTCACAGGGTGCCCCTCCGGGCGGCACCCCAACCACACCCTCTCGTGGCGTCAGTGGCTCGGTCGGACTCTCCTCCAAATGCAGTCCAAGATGAGCCCTGGACTCGCATCCCTCAGGAGCAGCCTCCAGCCGCTCACCCAAGGCTGGGGTCGGAGAGCCAAACCGATAGACCCCATCTGGGCCTCTCCCAAGGCCCTCCAGTGTATCCCAGGGGGCCCGCACGAGGGGGGTCTGACCAACAGTCAGAGGGGTCCCCTGCACTGAGGCCAATCCCCCACCCGGGGACCTATACTGAAACGGGCCTACTAGCATCCCGGGGTCCTCTGTCGAATCTCCCTGGAACTGCAGGTCCCGCTCATCCTGGGTGCCCATGCATGCAGCTAACTGAGCTTGTGGGCCCCCCCCAAGCTGGGCTTGAGTAGCCCCCCCAGGCTGGACCCGCGGACCCTGTCCCTGTAGCAGGGCCCGCTGTCCATGAGTAGCCCCCCCCCCGCGGTCCACGCTGGGCCCGCGTGGTGAACGAACCCGGATGGGCCCGTGCACTCCGCGCGCCCCGGTAGGCCCAGCCTGCCCGCGCGCCCCGAGCACGCAGAACTCGCGGCTCGCAGACGACACGCGGCGCGCCGACAGCACGCGGCGCGCCAACGGCGCAGTCCCCGCTCCCGTCGCGCGGCACGTCTTGGGCCCCGCCCGCTGGCCCACGCGAAGCACGCCGGGCCCTGAAGGCCCTGGCCCGCTGGGTCGACCTAAGCAAGGCCGACTGGGCCCGCGCTCCTGGGCCCTGTGGATGACCGAGGCCCACCGGGGCCCTAGCCCGCTTGTTACCGCGAGGCCGGCTGCACGGTTCACTGGGACCCGGGTCAGACCACCTGTGATCCGGGCTCCTCCTCTCCAGTGCGCGACCAGAACTCGGCTTCGGGTCTACCTCGTCAAGGTCATCGACGGTGTCAACCCATAGCGGGACAGTGGCTGCCGGGTAAGCCCCACCCCCCCACCAGCCGGTGACCGTCGCCGGGCCACTTTCGACGGCTTTTGCCAGCCGTCGGTGTCCGACGGGGACACCGGTTGGGTGAAGAGGGCAACCGGCGATGTCGGCCTGGCTAAGGATGGCTCAGGAACTGAACCAGACGCGGCCCTCACCGATTGGGCCGGGGACACCGTTAGGGTCAGGAGGGCAACCGGCGATGTCGGCCTGGCTAAGGGTGGCTCAGGTCCAGGGCCAGGCGCGGCCCTCACCGGTCGAGCTGTCGGGGGTGGGAGTGGCGGCCGAGACGGGGCGGACTCGGGTCCAGGTTCGGGCTCCCTCGGCCGTGGTGGTCGCGACTCTCGCGGCAGAGGTCTCTGCCGTGTCGCCACCATCTAAGGGCCAAAAATCGGCCCTTGGGTCTCCATCCCCGCTGCAGGAGCCGACGGAACAGAGCCACCCCCAGGGTCCCCCTCCCCTGGCGGCCCGCCCTCCGCCGATTGAGTAAACACCGGAAAACGGCACGCTGCCTCCAGGTGACCCATCCGCCCACACAGGGGGCAGAGAATGGGGACGTTCTCGAAGACGAAGGGCTGCCACCGCACCTTCGTCTTCCCTTGGATCAAAATCCCAGGTCTAAGGGGCGCGGTGGCATCGACCACCACCTTCACCCGAGCGAAACCCATCGCCCGTCGCTGCTCGGTGACCCCGTCCACAGCGATCGGCCGGCCTGCCCTAGACGCGATCTCCAAGATGGTTGACGGCGACCAATACTCCGGCGGCAGGCGGGGGAGTCGAAGCCACATCGTTACCGAAGTAACGGCCTCCTCCCCTGGCTCAAAATCAGGGACCCAAGGAGCCATGGCGAggagctgccccgccaccacccagGGTCCCTCATTTAAGGCCCCGTCCCGGTCCGCCGTCGACCGGAAACGCAGAGCCAGGTAGCCGTCCGTTAGAGGGACGGCCACCACCTCCTTAAGGTTAGCCCGGGTAGCCACGTCCTTGGCTACCCATTCGGCCGGAACACGGCGGCCAAGGCTACGCACCATGACCGCCCGCCCGTCCCACTCTTGCCGAGCCGCCGCGATGGGTTCCTCCGGAAGTGTGACGACTTCCGGGAAGCGGCGGCTCAGCCGCTCCACCTCCGCGGCCGAGGGCCAGTGAGTCACCCACGGCCCCGGCCTCGACCAGGCACCGGAGTGCTCCCCCCGACCGCCGCTCTGTTTTCCAGAAGAAGATTTAGACTTACCGTTTCCTCTCGCCGTTCCTTCCTCCTTCTCCCCCGCCGGCTGCTTCCCCTTCCGGTCCATGTAGTGGAGCCCTATGGAGATGGAGCACCTGCAAGACAGAATGTTAGATGAAGGCGAGAGCTCCCGATTCGTCAGAAAGCCCACGGGATCCCTGCCGTTGTGCCCCTCCAGGAACCAGGCGGCACGACGCGTTGCAGGCGAGCCTCGTATCCTTGACCAGCGGCGACCTCACCAGGCACTTCGCCGGTGGAAGATGACCGTTAGACCACCTCCGAGAAGATTCCTCTCTCCAGGGTTTCCTTTCCCCagagtttctctctcttcctcctgcaTTGCCTTCCCCGGAGAATGCTCTATAGCAAAATAGAAAGAGCAAATTATACCCCACACTGCATGCACCAATGTGCCATGCACTATGCCAATCAGCCCGTCTCTTTTCTATTTATGAGCCAATCGCTAATACACTCATAAACAAGATCTATAGAAAAGAGACAAGATGATTGATATGGTGCATGGCTATATGGTTACACATGGTGTAAGATATAATTTGTCAAATATTAAGTTagtgataaaaaaaatttaccaCATGCAACAACAATTAATTTTACCATTTCTTCAAGTGATTCAAATATAACTACAAAGTTTTTAGGTTCCAAACAAAGACAACCAAACCAACACCGATTATACATACAAGCCAACAGCTAGTTTacccttgcttcaaattgtGCGCGTTGGAGTTACCAAAGAACCACTCTAATAACCTAACGATGCAGACGTGGGAGAGGACAGGCCCTTGAagcttataaaaaaaatttatggatAAAAGATTTTCTATGAGAGTTGGGCttagaacaaaaaaaatatatgctttATTATGACAGTCAAAGTGTCGTCCCCATCTCTCAAAGAATCTAATATTTCATTCGAGATCCAAGCATATTGGTGTGAGATATTATTGGGTTCGAGATGCTTTAGAGATGAAGTTACTCTGTCTTGAAAAAATTCATAATGATAATAATAGGTTAGATATGATGGCCAAAATCTTACCcatgaaaaaaattattatttatagaGAAAAAGCGGACTTGGTAGAACCCCCCATATGAGTCGGGAGGGAGAGTTTTGTTGGTGTGGTCTCTCTTTATGTAGGAACCACCTCATTTGAAATGGCTTGGTGGAACCCCACATGAGTTGGGAGAGGAAGATTTGTTGGTGTGGTCTCTCCTCATGTGGGAGCCacctcatttattttttttaaaaaaaaaattaagggaTAAGAAGGCAGTTTCAAACTGCCGGCTTGGGCAAGGTaattgcaaaaaaataaaaaaacaggaAGTCTGAGACTATATGGAaaagataaagaagaaaaaaaataaagaaaagaaaaacatggaAGAAGAAAAGGTGCTACATTATCGGATAGTTAATTTTATCTAGATTTAACTGAAATTTCAGTATGTTATTTTCGACATTAAGAAttatagattgaatgatttaaatttttgaaaaacctTCTTTATTAATTATTTCAAGCATCAAGATaagatttatcttttattttattatttattattaaaatctcattgtaaaaactaaaattaaattttgttaaTATTTACCCCGTCTCTAAAGATGatctattataattttattattttaaataataaaattttttaactagactaaatttcataatttttttttacatcaaaaacttttttatattaaaaaaattatattaccgCTTGTGTGTAGATTActtaattattataatttttaattatttaaataaattataaagatTATTCCTGTTTGGTGAATAATATTctatttaattatataaaaaaattatgatattattatttttaattgcaTATTTTCAACAATTCCTGCATTGCCTTTCTTGGAGAAGGCTCTATAGCAAAATATAAAAAGTTATACCCCACACCGCATGCATTAACATGCCATGCACTATACCCTGCGAGCCAACTCCTGATAGGCTTGTCAATAAGACCCATAGAAGGAGACAGGATAATTGGTACAGTGCAGGGCCACACAGTGCCCATGGTGTAAGATTTAATATATCAATATAAAGTTAGAGATGAAAATGATTTACCACTCGCAACAGCAATTAACTTTACCACTTCTTCAAGTGCTTCAAATATAACTACAAAGTTTTTAGGTTCCAAACAAAGGCAGCCAGACCAACACCGATCATACATAAAAGCCAACAACTAGTTTACCCTTGCTGCAAATCGCACACGTCACAACCACTCTAATAACCTAACGATGCAGACGTGGGAGAGGATAAACCCTTACTTGATCCAAGACTGGTCCACAAAGAGACCCAGGTTGGTCAACTCTAGTGTGGTAGTGGTAGCTGTAGAATGTGAGCCTAGTCCTGCTCGAAATCGCCATAAACTTCAAGCTTGCAGCTTTAAATCCACCCTTTCCATGGGATCGTAATGCCACTGACAGTGTGCTATTGCCAGCGAAAGCTTCGACCTGCATCGCGCCATGGCAGCCATTCTTTGCATCACCAACCACAAAACTGAGATTGTAGTACTTGTATTGGATTGTCCTGATGACTTGAGCTATCGCACTCTCTCTCCCAGCCACAAGCTCCACGGCATATTGGCCGACGGGGACAGAGAAATGGGCCGAGTCTACAAATCTGACAGCCTTCAGGGATTCAATGATCCAGCCAGGGAGAGGAGATGTAACGTCCTGCTGCTTGGGAGGGAGAAGGACGCCAGTTGTGGAGTTCTTGAAGACATGCGGACCTTCCTCGAAACCTCCATTCTTCACAAGGTTATCTGCAGTATAGAAGAAACACAGCAAGCCAGAGATGACTCAAGGAGATTAATGAGAAGTATATCGAATTTCTTACATGTTATGTATTATGGAGAGCAGCCCAAGTTCCCTAATGGAGAGATGGATGCCTCACCAAACAACACAAGACACCAGAAGCAAGATACTATAACGTAGATGAAGTATGAATATTTAGTCCAGGCTTGGCATACTGCTAGcaaattaattccttcttgtgaCAGACTTCTGACTTCTTGCAACCAATGCAAAGAATGGCAATAGAACAACATAAACCTATAGCAAGCCTAAGATTGAACTATCTATAAGCATGATCTACTGGCAGAATTGCATACCAAGATACATCTAAGTGTCGCtgaattcaaagtaaaataaaacTTAGACAACCAAGTGGTGATCAGTAGTTTTGAATATCCTGCAAACATAACAGAATTCAACATTCCTCCCCTGCACGACTCTTAACCATCAACCAACAGCAAAAGCCACACATCGATCAATTAGTTATCGAACAAAGCTGAGCAATGACACCCTTGCAGAAATTCATGCATGTAAAAGGATGGATTAAATTCACAAGCTAAAAAAGGTTTAGATTACAGAGTGTTACTTCATGATATATACCTCTTGTGGGCATTGGAGGGAGGAGCACCTTAATGGCCACAGCATCCAGGAGAGGCCCGCATGCTGGGTCCTCCTGGACCCCAATGTTGTGGAAGATC includes:
- the LOC120104860 gene encoding uncharacterized protein LOC120104860, with the translated sequence MDRKGKQPAGEKEEGTARGNGKSKSSSGKQSGGRGEHSGAWSRPGPWVTHWPSAAEVERLSRRFPEVVTLPEEPIAAARQEWDGRAVMVRSLGRRVPAEWVAKDVATRANLKEVVAVPLTDGYLALRFRSTADRDGALNEGPWVVAGQLLAMAPWVPDFEPGEEAVTSVTMWLRLPRLPPEYWSPSTILEIASRAGRPIAVDGVTEQRRAMGFARVKVVVDATAPLRPGILIQGKTKVRWQPFVFENVPILCPLCGRMGHLEAACRFPVFTQSAEGGPPGEGDPGGGSVPSAPAAGMETQGPIFGP
- the LOC103696299 gene encoding uncharacterized protein LOC103696299; protein product: MGVISLLLLLCLPFCVHGFGAQEALDGLLPNGNFELSPRPHKLNKSVIVGKHSLPNWTIHGLVEYVSGGPQPGGMFFAVPHGVHAVRLGNEASISQNITVKPGSLYALTFSATRTCAQDEVLRVSVPPLLGDVPIQTLYSSTGGDTYAWAFRPTNSTAQVIFHNIGVQEDPACGPLLDAVAIKVLLPPMPTRDNLVKNGGFEEGPHVFKNSTTGVLLPPKQQDVTSPLPGWIIESLKAVRFVDSAHFSVPVGQYAVELVAGRESAIAQVIRTIQYKYYNLSFVVGDAKNGCHGAMQVEAFAGNSTLSVALRSHGKGGFKAASLKFMAISSRTRLTFYSYHYHTRVDQPGSLCGPVLDQVRVYPLPRLHR